Proteins encoded together in one Drosophila albomicans strain 15112-1751.03 chromosome 2R, ASM965048v2, whole genome shotgun sequence window:
- the LOC117576371 gene encoding C2 domain-containing protein 5 isoform X2 has translation MPGKVGVKIKAARNLPVMDKSSETTDAFVEIKLANKEHKTEVFKKSLNPTWNTDWFRFEVDDAELQDEPLQIRLMDYDTYSANDAIGKVNISLNPLCLESSSQAAHGKGTVLSGWIPVFDTMHGIRGEINVIVKVDLFSDVNKFRQSSCGIPFFHSQCVPFGYRAQVIHGFVEELVVNDDPEYQWIDKIRTPRASNEARQVVFLKLSGQVQRKMGLKAINMGANAVIGYTQCFDLEGDVGVVARGVGTAVTLIKDTTSSQPNSADVALIEEVQKYLDFLNCTGDSSVSLPLSGRSPQYRLNIYKQPTASVSPSSAAAAAAAAATMFYLESGSSDTEDADVMQNLLRQEDERGEKTREKKLRHRMRRLTSSSRNVFSEKYATLLRRIEPKIPENATQSLSNIFGGSASSSKRRRRSRYSLSKRASPAIVRSISDATGAGPNMCQLAVPQYQENTRSAPDLDVDVFQRKSNYSTDSSESLSIIETLATDLDRVATAADTTTTSSDSDAHDDDDDDSKLQDNWIKPGETRSCENSQLDLTPKRHTLLEDLKGFSRRVQKLMHLSPAAHQPSQTLAKRSLLFAAAALQPTMERKSYYCSQPELPTISADDACWPGGNINLNASASMLQLNHLPSYESSLRLQRSASLSHVEEIEIELELETEQIQNKNAPVLCICPSTPTPTESDISSQTQRAFDFYDPPVFKLDHVVNISNSTNHSNNNNKSSLLAPCYSVSPSAIQNPPRQRPLQRQQQPTKCSTRSSNDLQQQQMQQQQQQSPAAQAQGGVLIPTTIATLENNASAKKFASPVGSNRLKLTPSPSKSGISGGANADSASTSTTSTATTMVPAKELGEICRRSSDSDLSVTPKGNSICVASERLAAATAMMRLTTPTVGNKATDSLDMLEYPFLTMTKYPTGFILHLGATVAARSVKLLERVPNPDEPEVRDSWWTELRMEIRSHARSLGCNVVLGYAESTTISDDVCVLSATGTAAVINMVFNRSVSQTDIFAISKQSNTVAAMSNSLEEREPNGSIGDAATSGKDNGSLGTSNGSAGKRYGLPPPNAPRNTCAVCHVPYNLNSVPFNVKMKKCAICRKGRVPDVLLATLEVPEYVQVSGRGCFMQAQVVRAKRDLRAELNAKEISDGLPFLEYELHRVLINKLKAKGMNAIFGLRTQVAIGERMIALIATGTALFLSALPVPQVPKIVAGNSWTDKQKLNELQKKLQETFERNQEIYQLKSMDPDLASSSGAAGDKQSDTDDSDDEEMNEIDLNCGNKELCVLEVDDIEDLEIISLLMEPYPPEGFHVVNTQQVPGMLDLDAVKNLQMFTQVWRARLEVGQNVNGFPKHFQRLLQTIYFKLRTMIPCAICDLRFRLDLPESDQIQLLVTGMAMGLSDANKVKYRRRGAPAVQQNGFNDAVMQAQTQPASAVHAAQSQPELNGKRMLQEEDYIFPLDEDQVVDTPTPTSTSIPPFGMSSFKQRKTSPSRLGNLTTALPSAKSLNIAPVTRTRYFPLRDRYGVDLTPLSFIPGGRIEKYLGNLNFFFIRESTSIRENGGISGFVHGFITELLAVVRAHIASLGGNAMVSFYITELILFDNQHKNQGQCLISIGGDAVYVSYYADD, from the exons ATGCCAGGCAAGGTGGGCGTCAAAATAAAGGCTGCGCGCAATCTGCCAGTGATGGACAAAAGCAGTGAGACAACCGACGCATTTGTGGAGATCAAGTTGGCCAACAAAGAGCACAAAACGGAGGTGTTCAAGAAAAGTCTCAATCCAACGTGGAACACTGATTG GTTTCGCTTTGAGGTCGATGACGCTGAATTACAGGATGAGCCGTTGCAAATACGTCTGATGGACTATGATACATACTCGGCCAATGATGCCATAGGCAAGGTCAACATCAGCTTGAATCCTCTGTGCCTGGAGAGCTCTAGTCAGGCGGCCCACGGTAAGGGGACCGTGCTCTCCGGTTGGATTCCAGTATTCGATACCATGCACGGTATACGCGGTGAAATCAATGTCATTGTCAAGGTGGATCTCTTCTCCGATGTCAACAAATTCCGACAGAGCTCATGTGGCATACCATTCTTTCACT CTCAATGTGTGCCATTTGGTTATCGAGCACAAGTTATCCATGGATTTGTCGAGGAGTTGGTGGTCAACGATGATCCCGAGTATCAGTGGATTGACAAAATACGCACACCACGCGCCTCCAATGAGGCTCGTCAGGTTGTCTTCCTCAAGCTCTCTGGTCAAGTGCAGCGCAAAATGGGTCTTAAGGCCATCAATATGGGCGCCAATGCAGTCATCGGTTACACACAGTGTTTTGATCTGGAAGGcgatgttggtgttgtggcCAGAGGCGTCGGTACAGCGGTTACACTTATAAAGGACACGACCAGCAGTCAGCCAAACAGCGCGGATGTTGCACTAATCGAAGA AGTGCAGAAGTATTTAGACTTTCTCAATTGCACCGGGGACAGTAGTGTCAGTTTACCGTTGTCTGGTCGCTCACCCCAGTATCGTCTCAATATCTATAAACAGCCAACGGCGAGTGTTAGTCCCAgctcagcggcagcagcagcagcggcggcggcaacaaTGTTCTATTTGGAAAGCGGCAGCAGTGACACAGAGGATGCGGATGTCATGCAGAATCTCTTGCGACAGGAGGATGAGCGTGGCGAGAAAACACGAGAGAAGAAACTGCGCCATCGTATGCGTCGCTTAACTTCCTCCTCGAGGAATGTTTTCAGCGAGAaatatgcaacacttttgcgTCGCATCGAACCCAAAATCCCAGAAAATGCCACGCAATCGTTGAGCAATATTTTCGGTGGCAGCGCATCGAGTAGCAAGCGACGACGTCGCTCCCGCTACTCGTTGAGTAAACGGGCTTCGCCGGCCATTGTGCGTTCCATAAGTGATGCCACTGGGGCTGGACCCAACATGTGTCAGCTGGCGGTGCCCCAGTATCAGGAGAACACACGTTCCGCACCGGATTTGGACGTTGATGTCTTTCAACGTAAGTCCAATTATTCAACCGACTCCAGCGAGTCGCTCTCAATAATTGAAACGCTTGCCACAGACCTTGATCGTGTAGCGACAGCAGCCGacacaacaaccacatcaaGTGACAGCGATGCgcatgacgatgatgatgatgatagcAAGTTGCAGGACAATTGGATTAAGCCGGGCGAGACACGCAGCTGTGAGAATAGTCAATTGGACTTGACACCCAAACGACATACGCTGCTCGAGGATTTAAAGGGTTTCTCACGCCGTGTGCAGAAGCTGATGCATTTGTCACCAGCTGCCCATCAACCCAGTCAGACGCTGGCCAAGCGTTCGCTGTTGTTCGCCGCAGCTGCACTTCAGCCGACCATGGAGCGCAAATCGTATTATTGCTCACAGCCAGAGTTGCCCACAATTAGTGCCGATGATGCTTGTTGGCCGGGAggcaatattaatttgaatgcgTCCGCTTCCATGCTGCAGCTGAATCACTTGCCCAGCTATGAGTCTAGCTTGCGTTTACAACGCAGTGCATCGTTAAGTC acgttgaagaaattgaaatcgaactCGAATTAGAAACTGAACAgatccaaaacaaaaatgcaccCGTCTTGTGCATTTGTCCCTCAACCCCAACGCCAACAGAATCCGATATCAGCTCCCAGACACAGCGTGCCTTTGATTTTTATGATCCTCCCGTTTTCAAGCTAGACCATGTTGTAAATATCTCTAATAGTACTAACCatagtaataacaataataaatcatCATTGCTTGCTCCATGCTATTCTGTTTCGCCATCTGCCATTCAAAATCCACCACGACAACGACCACttcaacgacaacaacaaccaaccaaATGCTCAACTAGGTCCAGCAATGatctgcagcaacagcaaatgcagcagcagcaacaacagtcgcCAGCTGCCCAGGCCCAAGGTGGCGTCCTCATACCCACAACGATTGCCACCCTTGAGAATAATGCGAGTGCCAAAAAATTTGCATCGCCAGTGGGCAGCAATCGGTTGAAGCTCACGCCGAGTCCATCGAAAAGCGGAATATCGGGTGGCGCCAATGCGGACAGTGCATCCACATCGACTACATCGACGGCCACCACAATGGTGCCAGCCAAAGAGCTGGGCGAGATCTGTCGTCGCTCCTCCGATTCGGATTTGAGTGTGACGCCAAAAG GCAACTCGATTTGTGTGGCCAGCGAACGTTTGGCGGCAGCAACGGCGATGATGCGCCTAACGACACCCACTGTGGGCAATAAGGCAACCGATAGTCTGGACATGCTAGAATATCCATTCTTAACCATGACCAAATATCCAACTGGGTTTATACTGCATCTGGGTGCTACTGTGGCTGCCCGTTCAGTCAAACTTCTGGAGCGAGTGCCAAATCCCGATGAGCCCGAGGTGCGCGATAGCTGGTGGACCGAGCTGCGTATGGAAATTCGCTCGCATGCAAGATCATTGGGCTGTAATGTGGTGCTGGGGTACGCCGAGTCCACAACCATATC TGATGATGTTTGCGTCTTGTCTGCTACGGGCACCGCAGCTGTTATCAACATGGTCTTTAATCGTTCAGTGTCGCAAACTGACATCTTTGCCATATCGAAACAAAGCAATACTGTGGCTGCCATGTCAAATTCGCTGGAGGAACGTGAACCAAACGGCAGCATAGGTGATGCGGCAACCTCTGGCAAAGACAACGGATCCCTGGGCACATCGAATGGTTCGGCAGGCAAACGCTACGGCTTGCCGCCTCCGAATGCGCCACGCAACACTTGTGCGGTGTGTCATGTGCCCTATAATCTTAACTCGGTGCCATTCAATGTGAAGATGAAGAAGTGTGCTATCTGCCGAAAGGGTCGAGTGCCTGACGTGCTATTGGCCACACTGGAAGTGCCGGAATACGTGCAAGTCAGCGGACGCGGTTGTTTTATGCAAGCACAGGTGGTGCGCGCTAAAAGGGATTTGCGTGCCGAACTCAATGCCAAAGAAATATCCGATGGGCTTCCGTTCTTGGAGTACGAGCTGCATCGTGTGCTCATAAATAAGTTGAAGGCCAAGGGCATGAATGCCATATTTGGACTGCGCACCCAAGTGGCAATTGGAGAACGCATGATAGCATTAATAGCCACAGGCACAGCGCTGTTTTTAAGTGCACTGCCTGTGCCACAGGTGCCCAAAATTGTGGCCGGCAATTCGTGGACAGACAAGCAAAAACTCAATGAGCTACAGAAGAAACTGCAGGAGACATTTGAGCGCAATCAGGAAATATATCAGTTGAAGAGCATGGATCCCGATTTGGCCAGCTCGAGTGGTGCTGCGGGCGATAAGCAATCAGATACGGATGACTCGGATGATGaggaaatgaatgaaattgatttgaattgcGGCAATAAAGAGTTGTGTGTGCTAGAGGTGGATGATATTGAGGATCTGGAGATTATATCGCTGCTGATGGAGCCGTATCCGCCTGAGGGCTTCCATGTGGTCAACACACAACAGGTGCCGGGCATGCTCGACTTGGATGCGGTGAAGAATCTACAGATGTTCACGCAAGTCTGGCGTGCACGCCTTGAAGTTGGACAAAATGTAAATGGTTTTCCCAAGCACTTTCAGCG GCTGCTGCAAACTATTTATTTCAAGCTGCGCACCATGATACCTTGTGCCATTTGCGATCTGCGCTTCCGACTGGATTTGCCCGAATCC GACCAAATCCAATTGCTGGTCACTGGCATGGCGATGGGATTGAGTGATGCCAATAAAGTGAAATACCGCCGTCGTGGAGCGCCCGCTGTGCAGCAAAATGGCTTCAACGATGCAGTAATGCAGGCGCAAACACAACCTGCATCCGCTGTACATGCAGCACAGTCGCAACCCGAGTTGAATGGCAAACGTATGCTGCAGGAGGAGGACTACATATTCCCGCTGGACGAGGATCAAGTTGTAGATACTCCAACGCCCACAAGCACATCAATACCGCCCTTTGGCATGAGCTCATTTAAGCAACGTAAGACATCGCCATCTCGTCTGGGAAATCTGACGACAGCTTTGCCATCCGCCAAGTCGCTCAACATAGCGCCAGTGACGCGCACTCGCTAT TTTCCGCTACGAGATCGTTATGGTGTCGACCTAACGCCGCTTAGCTTTATACCCGGCGGTCGCATCGAAAAATATTTGGGCAATCTAAACTTTTTCTTCATCAGAGAGAGCACTTCCATACGCGAGAATGGTGGCATTAGTGGATTTGTGCATGGCTTCATCACTGAGCTGTTGGCTGTGGTGCGTGCTCATATTGCTTCGCTGGGTGGCAATGCCATGGTCTCTTTCTACATAACCGAACTGATATTGTTCGATAATCAGCATAAAAATCAA GGTCAGTGTCTGATTAGCATCGGTGGCGATGCGGTTTATGTGAGCTATTATGCCGATGACTGA
- the LOC117576371 gene encoding C2 domain-containing protein 5 isoform X1 — MPGKVGVKIKAARNLPVMDKSSETTDAFVEIKLANKEHKTEVFKKSLNPTWNTDWFRFEVDDAELQDEPLQIRLMDYDTYSANDAIGKVNISLNPLCLESSSQAAHGKGTVLSGWIPVFDTMHGIRGEINVIVKVDLFSDVNKFRQSSCGIPFFHSQCVPFGYRAQVIHGFVEELVVNDDPEYQWIDKIRTPRASNEARQVVFLKLSGQVQRKMGLKAINMGANAVIGYTQCFDLEGDVGVVARGVGTAVTLIKDTTSSQPNSADVALIEESSNDLQQQQMQQQQQQSPAAQAQGGVLIPTTIATLENNASAKKFASPVGSNRLKLTPSPSKSGISGGANADSASTSTTSTATTMVPAKELGEICRRSSDSDLSVTPKGNSICVASERLAAATAMMRLTTPTVGNKATDSLDMLEYPFLTMTKYPTGFILHLGATVAARSVKLLERVPNPDEPEVRDSWWTELRMEIRSHARSLGCNVVLGYAESTTISDDVCVLSATGTAAVINMVFNRSVSQTDIFAISKQSNTVAAMSNSLEEREPNGSIGDAATSGKDNGSLGTSNGSAGKRYGLPPPNAPRNTCAVCHVPYNLNSVPFNVKMKKCAICRKGRVPDVLLATLEVPEYVQVSGRGCFMQAQVVRAKRDLRAELNAKEISDGLPFLEYELHRVLINKLKAKGMNAIFGLRTQVAIGERMIALIATGTALFLSALPVPQVPKIVAGNSWTDKQKLNELQKKLQETFERNQEIYQLKSMDPDLASSSGAAGDKQSDTDDSDDEEMNEIDLNCGNKELCVLEVDDIEDLEIISLLMEPYPPEGFHVVNTQQVPGMLDLDAVKNLQMFTQVWRARLEVGQNVNGFPKHFQRLLQTIYFKLRTMIPCAICDLRFRLDLPESDQIQLLVTGMAMGLSDANKVKYRRRGAPAVQQNGFNDAVMQAQTQPASAVHAAQSQPELNGKRMLQEEDYIFPLDEDQVVDTPTPTSTSIPPFGMSSFKQRKTSPSRLGNLTTALPSAKSLNIAPVTRTRYFPLRDRYGVDLTPLSFIPGGRIEKYLGNLNFFFIRESTSIRENGGISGFVHGFITELLAVVRAHIASLGGNAMVSFYITELILFDNQHKNQGQCLISIGGDAVYVSYYADD, encoded by the exons ATGCCAGGCAAGGTGGGCGTCAAAATAAAGGCTGCGCGCAATCTGCCAGTGATGGACAAAAGCAGTGAGACAACCGACGCATTTGTGGAGATCAAGTTGGCCAACAAAGAGCACAAAACGGAGGTGTTCAAGAAAAGTCTCAATCCAACGTGGAACACTGATTG GTTTCGCTTTGAGGTCGATGACGCTGAATTACAGGATGAGCCGTTGCAAATACGTCTGATGGACTATGATACATACTCGGCCAATGATGCCATAGGCAAGGTCAACATCAGCTTGAATCCTCTGTGCCTGGAGAGCTCTAGTCAGGCGGCCCACGGTAAGGGGACCGTGCTCTCCGGTTGGATTCCAGTATTCGATACCATGCACGGTATACGCGGTGAAATCAATGTCATTGTCAAGGTGGATCTCTTCTCCGATGTCAACAAATTCCGACAGAGCTCATGTGGCATACCATTCTTTCACT CTCAATGTGTGCCATTTGGTTATCGAGCACAAGTTATCCATGGATTTGTCGAGGAGTTGGTGGTCAACGATGATCCCGAGTATCAGTGGATTGACAAAATACGCACACCACGCGCCTCCAATGAGGCTCGTCAGGTTGTCTTCCTCAAGCTCTCTGGTCAAGTGCAGCGCAAAATGGGTCTTAAGGCCATCAATATGGGCGCCAATGCAGTCATCGGTTACACACAGTGTTTTGATCTGGAAGGcgatgttggtgttgtggcCAGAGGCGTCGGTACAGCGGTTACACTTATAAAGGACACGACCAGCAGTCAGCCAAACAGCGCGGATGTTGCACTAATCGAAGA GTCCAGCAATGatctgcagcaacagcaaatgcagcagcagcaacaacagtcgcCAGCTGCCCAGGCCCAAGGTGGCGTCCTCATACCCACAACGATTGCCACCCTTGAGAATAATGCGAGTGCCAAAAAATTTGCATCGCCAGTGGGCAGCAATCGGTTGAAGCTCACGCCGAGTCCATCGAAAAGCGGAATATCGGGTGGCGCCAATGCGGACAGTGCATCCACATCGACTACATCGACGGCCACCACAATGGTGCCAGCCAAAGAGCTGGGCGAGATCTGTCGTCGCTCCTCCGATTCGGATTTGAGTGTGACGCCAAAAG GCAACTCGATTTGTGTGGCCAGCGAACGTTTGGCGGCAGCAACGGCGATGATGCGCCTAACGACACCCACTGTGGGCAATAAGGCAACCGATAGTCTGGACATGCTAGAATATCCATTCTTAACCATGACCAAATATCCAACTGGGTTTATACTGCATCTGGGTGCTACTGTGGCTGCCCGTTCAGTCAAACTTCTGGAGCGAGTGCCAAATCCCGATGAGCCCGAGGTGCGCGATAGCTGGTGGACCGAGCTGCGTATGGAAATTCGCTCGCATGCAAGATCATTGGGCTGTAATGTGGTGCTGGGGTACGCCGAGTCCACAACCATATC TGATGATGTTTGCGTCTTGTCTGCTACGGGCACCGCAGCTGTTATCAACATGGTCTTTAATCGTTCAGTGTCGCAAACTGACATCTTTGCCATATCGAAACAAAGCAATACTGTGGCTGCCATGTCAAATTCGCTGGAGGAACGTGAACCAAACGGCAGCATAGGTGATGCGGCAACCTCTGGCAAAGACAACGGATCCCTGGGCACATCGAATGGTTCGGCAGGCAAACGCTACGGCTTGCCGCCTCCGAATGCGCCACGCAACACTTGTGCGGTGTGTCATGTGCCCTATAATCTTAACTCGGTGCCATTCAATGTGAAGATGAAGAAGTGTGCTATCTGCCGAAAGGGTCGAGTGCCTGACGTGCTATTGGCCACACTGGAAGTGCCGGAATACGTGCAAGTCAGCGGACGCGGTTGTTTTATGCAAGCACAGGTGGTGCGCGCTAAAAGGGATTTGCGTGCCGAACTCAATGCCAAAGAAATATCCGATGGGCTTCCGTTCTTGGAGTACGAGCTGCATCGTGTGCTCATAAATAAGTTGAAGGCCAAGGGCATGAATGCCATATTTGGACTGCGCACCCAAGTGGCAATTGGAGAACGCATGATAGCATTAATAGCCACAGGCACAGCGCTGTTTTTAAGTGCACTGCCTGTGCCACAGGTGCCCAAAATTGTGGCCGGCAATTCGTGGACAGACAAGCAAAAACTCAATGAGCTACAGAAGAAACTGCAGGAGACATTTGAGCGCAATCAGGAAATATATCAGTTGAAGAGCATGGATCCCGATTTGGCCAGCTCGAGTGGTGCTGCGGGCGATAAGCAATCAGATACGGATGACTCGGATGATGaggaaatgaatgaaattgatttgaattgcGGCAATAAAGAGTTGTGTGTGCTAGAGGTGGATGATATTGAGGATCTGGAGATTATATCGCTGCTGATGGAGCCGTATCCGCCTGAGGGCTTCCATGTGGTCAACACACAACAGGTGCCGGGCATGCTCGACTTGGATGCGGTGAAGAATCTACAGATGTTCACGCAAGTCTGGCGTGCACGCCTTGAAGTTGGACAAAATGTAAATGGTTTTCCCAAGCACTTTCAGCG GCTGCTGCAAACTATTTATTTCAAGCTGCGCACCATGATACCTTGTGCCATTTGCGATCTGCGCTTCCGACTGGATTTGCCCGAATCC GACCAAATCCAATTGCTGGTCACTGGCATGGCGATGGGATTGAGTGATGCCAATAAAGTGAAATACCGCCGTCGTGGAGCGCCCGCTGTGCAGCAAAATGGCTTCAACGATGCAGTAATGCAGGCGCAAACACAACCTGCATCCGCTGTACATGCAGCACAGTCGCAACCCGAGTTGAATGGCAAACGTATGCTGCAGGAGGAGGACTACATATTCCCGCTGGACGAGGATCAAGTTGTAGATACTCCAACGCCCACAAGCACATCAATACCGCCCTTTGGCATGAGCTCATTTAAGCAACGTAAGACATCGCCATCTCGTCTGGGAAATCTGACGACAGCTTTGCCATCCGCCAAGTCGCTCAACATAGCGCCAGTGACGCGCACTCGCTAT TTTCCGCTACGAGATCGTTATGGTGTCGACCTAACGCCGCTTAGCTTTATACCCGGCGGTCGCATCGAAAAATATTTGGGCAATCTAAACTTTTTCTTCATCAGAGAGAGCACTTCCATACGCGAGAATGGTGGCATTAGTGGATTTGTGCATGGCTTCATCACTGAGCTGTTGGCTGTGGTGCGTGCTCATATTGCTTCGCTGGGTGGCAATGCCATGGTCTCTTTCTACATAACCGAACTGATATTGTTCGATAATCAGCATAAAAATCAA GGTCAGTGTCTGATTAGCATCGGTGGCGATGCGGTTTATGTGAGCTATTATGCCGATGACTGA
- the LOC117574275 gene encoding uncharacterized protein LOC117574275, translating into MVKGNNGTKMMVNRVMELLNAKIARAQTRHVAKRMPVASLNSPYMDINAIQRERQKCQAYDASKRLSMWEQKQDQGNEVQVGARLDQSHYKHSGLKKRIYDCTWVDFPVRQPTKPQPIFILDEHIPVRRRNCENRPETAKPCDAEASDFLKQMYSSGTQKNRNPHPDCLNSNPKAKQKNFCEKRLSPRQSRFYN; encoded by the coding sequence ATGGTTAAGGGTAACAATGGAACCAAAATGATGGTTAATCGCGTAATGGAGCTACTAAATGCTAAGATCGCACGTGCCCAGACTAGACACGTTGCCAAGCGGATGCCTGTGGCAAGTCTGAATAGTCCCTACATGGATATCAACGCAATACAGCGTGAACGCCAGAAGTGCCAAGCATATGATGCCAGTAAACGACTCTCTATGTGGGAACAGAAGCAAGATCAAGGAAATGAGGTGCAGGTCGGAGCTCGACTCGATCAGTCACATTACAAACACAGTGGACTTAAAAAGCGCATCTACGATTGCACTTGGGTTGATTTTCCAGTAAGACAACCAACTAAGCCTCAGCCAATTTTTATTCTCGATGAACACATTCCTGTCAGACGTAGGAATTGTGAAAACCGCCCGGAAACTGCAAAACCATGCGACGCTGAGGCTTCAGACTTCCTGAAGCAAATGTACAGTTCCGGCACTCAGAAGAATCGTAACCCACATCCCGATTGCTTAAATTCCAATCCAAAAGCTAAACAAAAGAACTTCTGCGAAAAGAGGCTCAGCCCAAGACAATCGCGTTTCTATAACTGA
- the LOC117576374 gene encoding tRNA modification GTPase GTPBP3, mitochondrial encodes MHRLVLKSIVRENHLDFVFLCACARSIRHFMMALLRTFSYGSIFRRFATSSGCTIYSLSSGHVKCGVSVIRVSGPQTKQALRALVNNTEYEPKQRQAYLKSFFHPATKDVIDKGLLLWFPGPASFTGEDACEFQVHGSLAVISAMLDALGQVPGLRPAQPGEFTKRAFFGGKLDLTEVEGLADLIHAETEAQRKQALLQSTGALARLYDNWRKRLIRCCAHLEAYIDFAEEEQIEGGVILQLTKELNAIMRDIRLHLNDQRQGELLRDGVRTVIIGAPNVGKSSLLNLLCQRSVSIVTAQAGTTRDIIETTHNFGGYPVVFADTAGLRKQTADAIEVEGMARAKQCLAQSDLILLLTDARRLREVNSNEALPTHIESYLQELDIPQELCDGKRLQLVANKTDTLTEKECQSLSKFENVLTLSCHKQDNLPQFLGSLEQLLQQLCGTPQAEHPRITHMRYRQQLERCIEHIEIFLRDYKPDVYPDMAIAAQQLRKSIRCIERITGHVSCEDILDVVFKDFCIGK; translated from the exons ATGCACCGATTGGTGCTAAAGAGTATCGTTCGCGAAAATCATctggattttgtttttctttgtgcGTGCGCGCGTTCAATTCGCCACTTTATGATGGCGTTGTTGAGAACATTTAGCTATGGTAGCATATTTCGACGCTTTGCGACCTCCAGTGGTTGTACCATCTACAGTCTCAGTTCTGGCCATGTTAAGTGCGGCGTATCCGTGATTCGTGTGTCGGggccacaaacaaaacaagcgCTGCGTGCGCTTGTTAACAACACTGAATATGAACCAAAGCAGCGTCAAGCATATCTCAAATCCTTTTTTCATCCAGCCACCAAAGATGTTATAGACAAAGGACTCTTGCTTTGGTTTCCGGGTCCGGCGTCATTCACAGGCGAGGATGCTTGTGAGTTTCAAGTGCACGGCTCGTTGGCTGTTATATCTGCCATGTTGGATGCACTTGGTCAAGTACCAGGACTGAGGCCAGCGCAGCCTGGAGAGTTCACAAAACGTGCCTTCTTTGGTGGGAAACTTGATCTTACAGAAGTCGAAGGATTAGCTGATTTAATACACGCTGAAACAGAAGCACAACGCAAGCAA GCTCTTTTACAAAGTACTGGCGCCTTGGCTCGACTCTACGACAACTGGCGCAAGCGTCTCATACGCTGTTGCGCCCATCTCGAGGCCTATATTGACTTTGCCGAAGAAGAGCAGATCGAAGGAGGCGTCATCTTGCAGCTAACTAAAGAGCTGAATGCCATTATGCGTGATATACGCTTGCATCTCAACGATCAGCGCCAGGGAGAATTGTTGCGAGACGGCGTACGCACTGTTATCATAGGTGCGCCGAATGTAGGCAAAAGCAGTCTTCTAAATCTGCTCTGCCAACGTTCAGTGTCCATTGTCACCGCACAAGCGGGTACAACACGTGACATCATCGAGACTACGCATAACTTTGGAGGCTATCCTGTGGTTTTTGCGGACACGGCAGGACTGCGCAAGCAAACTGCAGACGCCATCGAAGTGGAGGGCATGGCAAGAGCTAAGCAGTGCTTAGCGCAGTCCGATCTGATACTCTTGCTTACCGATGCTCGACGCTTGCGTGAGGTAAACAGTAACGAAGCCTTACCCACGCACATCGAGAGCTATTTGCAGGAACTGGACATACCCCAGGAACTGTGCGACGGCAAGCGACTGCAATTGGTGGCCAATAAAACAGATACATTGACAGAGAAGGAATGTCAGAGCCTCAGTAAATTCGAGAATGTACTAACACTTTCGTGCCACAAACAGGATAATTTGCCACAGTTCCTGGGCTCGttggagcagctgctgcagcagctgtgtgGCACACCACAAGCAGAACATCCACGCATCACGCACATGCGTTACAGACAGCAATTGGAACGTTGCATTGAGCACATTGAGATATTTCTAAGAGATTACAAACCCGATGTCTACCCTGACATGGCCATagcagcgcagcagctgcGTAAATCGATTCGCTGTATTGAACGCATCACTGGACATGTCAGTTGCGAAGATATACTCGACGTAGTGTTCAAAGATTTTTGTATTGGCAAATGA